A single Anopheles arabiensis isolate DONGOLA chromosome 2, AaraD3, whole genome shotgun sequence DNA region contains:
- the LOC120894496 gene encoding pre-mRNA-splicing factor CWC25, translated as MMLEEEEETAPRGGDDNGQGQQADQHHQPTQKQSSREGDRERSGHYSSSSSRTTSSRYEDDYSHRSNRDRDRDRDRERSHRDRDYHRDRNRDREYGGRYRDHYRDHRDDQYRRDRRSSRSRSRSKESRSRDRDRERDRERNRSHRDDRSSRDGPSSRPERTAQDRLSAEIEQELANLRRQHDMKEALKRQQQQQQQSAGASSNGDDSQDDSKPSGRVVGERRPTTGSSSGAGTHSGQYEKQHSSSFMPQIDPGQPVEYVPEIQTEEERIEFQRKMQEKLQQHLAAEGKLYPPPSKPQRDVPAPVTVTGFANDGSFLEMFKKLQQQQSAVPGSSGGATPAMAAMPHPHHHLSTGIPAANSTPVKPMMVVPTAAALPRMPLVGQQPAAVGSFKLLPTVAAAAAVVPPQIVKPSTIEKEPPPPPLPVFGRRRGGKILKTGMVKKVRPIEESAADAPNDAWTLYLQEVKKYKSASCDADSKTRPLVK; from the coding sequence ATGatgctggaggaggaggaagaaactGCCCCACGAGGCGGCGACGACAACGGTCAAGGCCAACAGGCGGACCAACATCATCAGCCCACGCAGAAGCAGTCCAGCCGCGAAGGCGATCGTGAGCGTAGTGGCCACTATTCCTCGAGCTCGAGTCGCACCACGAGCAGCCGGTACGAGGACGATTACTCGCATCGTTCGAACCGCGATCGAGACCGTGACCGGGACCGGGAGCGAAGCCACCGCGACCGGGATTATCATCGCGATCGGAACCGTGATCGCGAGTACGGTGGCCGGTATCGGGACCATTACCGGGACCATCGGGATGATCAGTATCGGCGCGATAGGCGAAGCAGCCGCAGTCGGTCGCGGTCGAAAGAATCGCGCTCGCGGGACCGTGACCGTGAGCGTGACCGTGAACGTAATCGATCGCATCGGGATGATCGTAGCTCGCGCGATGGTCCCAGCTCTCGACCGGAGCGGACAGCGCAGGACCGTCTGTCGGCGGAAATTGAGCAGGAGCTGGCAAACCTGCGCAGACAGCATGATATGAAGGAAGCATTaaagcgacagcagcagcagcaacagcaaagcgCAGGTGCGTCCAGCAATGGAGACGACAGTCAGGATGATTCCAAACCCTCCGGCAGAGTTGTTGGTGAACGTAGACCGACTACAGGTAGTAGCTCTGGTGCTGGTACACATTCCGGACAGTACGAAAAGCAGCACTCGTCAAGCTTTATGCCGCAAATCGATCCCGGCCAGCCGGTCGAATACGTGCCGGAGATACAAACCGAGGAAGAGCGCATCGAGTTTCAGCGCAAAATGCAGGAAAAGCTGCAGCAACATCTAGCCGCCGAGGGAAAGCTCTACCCACCGCCCTCGAAACCGCAGCGTGACGTGCCCGCCCCCGTTACCGTGACCGGTTTCGCGAACGATGGTTCATTTTTGGAGATGTTTAAAAAgctccagcaacagcaaagcgCCGTCCCTGGCAGTAGCGGTGGCGCCACCCCAGCAATGGCAGCAATGCCCCACCCGCATCATCACCTGTCAACCGGCATTCCGGCAGCCAATTCCACCCCAGTGAAACCGATGATGGTGGTTCCAACCGCTGCCGCCCTACCAAGGATGCCGCTGGTCGGTCAGCAACCGGCGGCCGTCGGGTCGTTCAAACTGCTCCCAACCGTtgcggccgccgccgcggTCGTCCCACCGCAGATCGTGAAACCGTCGACGATTGAGAAGgaaccaccgccgccaccgcttCCCGTCTTTGGTCGGCGGCGGGGTGGCAAGATTCTTAAAACCGGAATGGTGAAGAAGGTGCGGCCGATCGAGGAGTCCGCCGCGGATGCGCCAAACGACGCGTGGACTCTTTACCTGCAGGAGGTGAAGAAGTACAAGAGTGCTTCGTGTGATGCGGACTCCAAGACGCGACCATTGGTCAAATAA